One Nicotiana sylvestris chromosome 12, ASM39365v2, whole genome shotgun sequence genomic window carries:
- the LOC138883443 gene encoding uncharacterized protein — protein sequence MTMLQDAAGKSGRSKKRNATNKSQEVPPEVVSNEGLTSQKSSATEASEDEVKVLPEDVSLGKEWVMKMNAGMDAVEIFAQRLGKVEGTLNVLEGHTLEEIESIRNDLEGRTQTEMELRQTITVLECKLMEALSTINAMKAKIESLKEHVNAGVTEVASNVVVTREAKIEAPKPPVFKGVRDAQEVENFL from the coding sequence GATGCTGCTGGCAAGAGCGGCCGTAGCAAAAAGAGGAATGCCACCAACAAGAGCCAGGAGGTGCCACCTGAGGTTGTGTCAAACGAAGGGCTTACATCCCAAAAATCATCTGCCACTGAGGCGAGCGAGGATGAAGTGAAGGTCCTTCCAGAGGACGTTTCGCTCggtaaagagtgggtgatgaagatgaacGCAGGGATGGACGCCGTGGAGATCTTTGCCCAACGCTTGGGGAAGGTGGAAGGCACCCTTAACGTTCTTGAGGGgcacactcttgaagagattgagagtatccgaaatgacttagagggacgtacacagactgagatggaactaaggcaaaccatcacTGTCTTAGAGTGCAAACTCATGGAGGCTTTGAGTACTATCAATgctatgaaggcaaagatagagtcactcAAGGAGCATGTCAATGCTGGCGTGACCGAGGTAGCCAGCAATGTTGTGGTGACAAGGGAGGCCAAGATCGAGGCTCCCAAACCCCCGGTGTTCAAAGGTGTTCGTgatgcacaagaagtggaaaacttcctttag